In one Serinus canaria isolate serCan28SL12 chromosome 2, serCan2020, whole genome shotgun sequence genomic region, the following are encoded:
- the ODF1 gene encoding outer dense fiber protein 1, with product MQNLRHINRQMRLLDLRLQLLRERLCSARVNRCLFSCCCLNQPCFRRRCIAARYERTKRLGMMLNSCTGQNLALIDVKGFNPRDITVTVKDGKVTVSAERKVECNTGCSKTSNYKKFVKEFCLPPGVCDKEVTYSVEPKCLPPPKCCSYLCPY from the exons ATGCAGAACCTGCGGCACATCAACAGGCAGATGAGGCTGCTGGACCTGCGGCTGCAGCTGCTCCGGGAGAGGCTGTGCTCGGCCCGCGTGAACCGGTGcctcttctcctgctgctgcctgaacCAGCCCTGCTTCCGGAGAAGGTGCATCGCTGCGAGATACGAGAG AACGAAAAGGCTTGGCATGATGTTGAACTCATGCACTGGTCAGAATCTGGCTTTGATCGATGTGAAGGGTTTTAACCCCAGAGACATCACGGTGACGGTCAAGGACGGGAAGGTGACGGTGTCAGCGGAGCGCAAGGTGGAGTGCAACACGGGCTGTTCAAAGACGAGTAACTACAAAAAGTTCGTGAAGGAATTCTGCCTGCCGCCAGGGGTGTGTGACAAGGAGGTGACCTACTCCGTGGAACCCAAGTGCCTCCCGCCACCCAAGTGCTGCTCTTATCTCTGCCCTtactga